From the genome of Geoglobus ahangari, one region includes:
- a CDS encoding precorrin-2 C(20)-methyltransferase codes for MLYGVSIGPGDPKLLTVRAVEVIRGADEVIVPGKLAERVVREYRRDVRVVEFPMGRADEVVAELSEELAERCISEDVAFCALGDVMFFSTFQDIFREVRRRNPSAPVEMIPGVPSFTAVFSKIGVFVDAPLRMVTQDEWEERFVVVMKAKNSGEIAEKLEELGFRVVEAEKMYMDGEYIGKPKEKSSYFTLVVGWR; via the coding sequence CGGAGATCCAAAGCTCCTCACCGTGAGGGCAGTTGAGGTTATCAGGGGAGCGGATGAGGTCATAGTTCCGGGGAAGCTTGCAGAGAGGGTTGTGAGGGAGTACAGGAGAGATGTGAGGGTTGTGGAGTTCCCGATGGGGAGGGCAGACGAGGTTGTTGCCGAGCTGTCTGAGGAGCTTGCAGAGAGGTGTATCAGCGAGGACGTGGCCTTCTGCGCTCTCGGTGATGTTATGTTCTTCTCGACGTTTCAGGACATCTTCCGGGAGGTGAGGAGGAGAAATCCATCAGCCCCGGTGGAGATGATTCCGGGGGTTCCGAGCTTCACTGCCGTGTTCTCGAAAATCGGAGTCTTTGTGGACGCGCCCCTCAGAATGGTGACTCAGGACGAGTGGGAGGAGAGGTTTGTTGTGGTCATGAAGGCCAAAAATAGCGGAGAAATCGCAGAGAAACTCGAAGAACTCGGTTTCAGGGTTGTTGAGGCTGAGAAGATGTACATGGATGGGGAGTACATAGGGAAGCCGAAGGAGAAGTCGTCCTACTTCACGCTTGTGGTGGGGTGGAGATGA